One window of the Thermococcus sp. P6 genome contains the following:
- a CDS encoding DUF4152 family protein: MRIVSADTGGALLTEDYEPVGLIATAAVLVEKPYRTATLKTVRYADPFSYDMSGRQAIREELLLSVELARRVKPDVIHLDSTIGGIEVRKLDEPTVDALNISERGKEVWRDLARELQPLAKGFWEDTGIEIVAIGKPSVPVRIAEIYAGIYTAKWALDYAREHGRVIVGLPRYMKVEIRGGKIHGESLDPREGGLFGEIEAEATGVAWELYPNPLVRRFMTLEVWRE, translated from the coding sequence ATGAGGATCGTCTCAGCCGACACGGGTGGAGCGCTTCTCACGGAGGACTACGAACCGGTGGGGTTGATAGCGACCGCGGCCGTTTTAGTTGAGAAGCCCTACAGAACGGCGACGCTGAAAACCGTCAGGTACGCGGATCCCTTCAGCTACGACATGAGCGGAAGGCAGGCCATCAGGGAGGAGCTTCTTCTTTCCGTCGAGCTCGCACGCAGGGTAAAACCGGACGTTATCCACCTCGACTCGACCATTGGCGGAATAGAGGTCAGGAAACTGGACGAACCGACCGTGGATGCCCTGAACATAAGCGAGAGGGGAAAGGAGGTCTGGAGGGACCTTGCAAGGGAACTTCAGCCTCTGGCAAAGGGCTTCTGGGAGGACACCGGGATCGAGATAGTGGCGATAGGGAAGCCGAGCGTTCCCGTCAGGATAGCCGAGATTTACGCGGGGATTTACACGGCAAAGTGGGCCCTTGACTACGCCCGGGAGCACGGCAGGGTTATCGTCGGCCTTCCGAGGTACATGAAAGTGGAGATCCGTGGGGGAAAGATCCACGGCGAGAGCCTTGACCCGAGGGAGGGAGGCCTCTTCGGTGAGATCGAGGCAGAGGCTACTGGAGTGGCGTGGGAGCTCTACCCCAACCCCCTCGTGAGGCGTTTTATGACCCTCGAGGTGTGGAGGGAGTAG
- the iorA gene encoding indolepyruvate ferredoxin oxidoreductase subunit alpha encodes MKLLMGNEAIAYGALESGVVFATGYPGTPSTEVVETIARLKPEVFAEWAPNEKVALEEAAGVAYTGLRALVTMKCVGLNVAADPLMSLAYSGVEGGLVILVADDPGPHTSQTEQDDRYYGKLSLLPVLEPSDPQEAHDIIIYAYDLSERYRVPVILRTTTRVNHTTANVEVGEFVDLKRKPVFKKDIERYVRASMEGNRKRHGWLNETLRRIEEEFNSMPFNRIEGRGRLGIIVEGAPYGYVKEVLGELGEDFRVLKLSTPHPLPRELVLGFLREVEAAIVIEEGAPFVEEEVKVAAYEARLGVPIYGKRTGHLPLEGELTPSLVRNALLKLIGKEAESYEKPEAVRLAESLAPKRPPVMCPGCPHRGSYRAVLDALRELRLGRYSVPVHGDIGCYALSLLPPLEAIWTEYVMGASISLAGGQSVVMNRKIIATIGDSTFFHNGIQPLIDAVYKNLNVLVMILDNRTTAMTGHQPHPGTGGSETGRRFNEIDIEALVKALGVKYVRTVDPYDLKATREAIKEAMKVEGPAVIIARRECVIPVIRRGEVGEPPVVVEDRCTGCKACILLTGCPALVYDAGTGKVRIDPLICTGCGLCNQLCPFDAIKFRDELEG; translated from the coding sequence ATGAAGCTTCTCATGGGGAACGAGGCCATAGCCTACGGGGCCCTCGAGAGTGGCGTCGTTTTCGCCACCGGCTACCCCGGAACGCCCTCGACCGAAGTGGTGGAGACGATAGCGAGGCTTAAACCGGAAGTGTTCGCGGAATGGGCACCGAACGAGAAGGTGGCCCTTGAGGAGGCCGCGGGTGTGGCCTACACAGGCTTAAGGGCCCTCGTGACGATGAAGTGCGTTGGCCTGAACGTTGCCGCCGATCCCCTGATGAGCCTCGCCTACTCGGGCGTTGAGGGTGGACTGGTGATTCTCGTCGCGGACGACCCCGGACCGCACACCTCGCAGACGGAACAGGACGATCGTTATTATGGAAAGCTCTCCCTTCTGCCGGTTCTCGAGCCATCGGACCCACAGGAGGCCCACGATATAATCATCTACGCCTACGATCTGAGCGAGAGGTACAGGGTGCCTGTTATACTGCGGACTACCACGAGGGTAAACCACACCACAGCTAACGTCGAGGTGGGGGAGTTCGTCGATCTGAAACGGAAACCCGTCTTCAAAAAGGACATAGAGAGGTACGTGAGGGCCAGCATGGAGGGGAACAGGAAGAGGCACGGATGGCTCAACGAGACCCTGAGAAGAATCGAGGAGGAGTTCAACTCGATGCCCTTCAACAGGATCGAGGGGAGGGGAAGGCTCGGGATCATCGTTGAGGGCGCCCCCTACGGCTACGTGAAGGAGGTTCTGGGGGAACTCGGGGAGGACTTCAGGGTTCTCAAGCTCTCAACGCCCCATCCGCTCCCGAGGGAGCTGGTCCTCGGATTCCTCCGGGAGGTTGAGGCGGCCATAGTGATCGAGGAGGGAGCCCCCTTCGTTGAGGAGGAGGTCAAGGTGGCCGCCTACGAGGCCCGTCTGGGGGTGCCGATCTACGGCAAAAGAACCGGCCATCTTCCGCTTGAGGGCGAGCTAACGCCGTCCCTCGTCAGGAATGCACTTCTAAAGCTCATCGGAAAGGAGGCAGAAAGCTACGAGAAACCCGAGGCGGTCAGGCTGGCCGAAAGCCTCGCCCCGAAGAGGCCGCCCGTTATGTGCCCCGGCTGTCCCCACAGGGGAAGCTACCGTGCCGTCCTCGATGCCCTGAGGGAGCTCCGCCTCGGCCGTTACTCCGTTCCGGTTCACGGGGACATAGGCTGCTACGCCCTGTCCCTGCTTCCACCGCTTGAGGCCATCTGGACGGAGTACGTTATGGGAGCTAGTATAAGCCTCGCCGGCGGCCAGAGCGTGGTTATGAACAGGAAAATAATCGCAACCATCGGCGATTCCACCTTCTTCCACAACGGGATCCAGCCCCTGATAGATGCCGTCTACAAGAACCTTAACGTTCTGGTGATGATACTCGACAACAGGACCACCGCCATGACCGGCCACCAGCCCCACCCCGGAACGGGCGGGAGTGAGACGGGCAGGAGGTTCAACGAGATAGACATCGAAGCCCTCGTGAAGGCCCTCGGGGTTAAGTACGTCAGGACGGTGGATCCCTACGACCTCAAGGCCACGAGGGAGGCGATAAAGGAAGCCATGAAGGTCGAGGGGCCGGCGGTCATAATAGCCAGAAGGGAGTGCGTCATTCCCGTGATAAGGCGCGGGGAGGTGGGGGAGCCACCGGTTGTCGTGGAGGACAGGTGCACGGGCTGTAAGGCCTGCATCCTCCTGACGGGCTGTCCGGCCCTCGTTTACGATGCCGGCACCGGGAAGGTCAGGATAGACCCGCTCATCTGCACCGGCTGTGGCCTCTGCAACCAGCTCTGCCCCTTCGATGCCATAAAGTTCAGGGACGAGCTGGAGGGCTGA